AAACAGCGAGGCCAAGCAGGCGAGGCTGCAGTCCATGCTCGCCGCGCTCCTCGACGACCCCATACTCGCGGACGTCCCCAGGAAGCCCTCCCTCGCTGACGTCGACACGCTGATaaacctcgagctcgggagcGCCATGAGGGTGACCGTTGTCAAGTTGGACAACACCTCCTTCGGTACACCTGATCCCCTTCACGCTTCAGACCTCACGTTCTGCACTTTTTCTCATCATTCAGTAGATCCTGTAGTCCTTATATCCTGTCTTTTTAGTTGAACTCGATTACTTATCTGCTTCTTTTATCCCCTATGTGAAAGATGTTGCGGTGTCGAATGCTGCCACGGTCAAGGATTTGAAGCTAGCTATCAGGAAGAAGATCAATGAGATAGAACAAGAGAAGATGGGGCATCGTCACATCTCGTGGTAAGGAAAATCTTTCCTGTGGATCATTGCTTGCTTGTTGCTTCTATGTGGTTTATGATGTGCATTGCTCTTTGTGATGCTTGTTACCTTGGCATCAAGGCTTGGTTGCCCTAATTTCTTATTGTTCTTGAAATGCTACCACCCAGTGGATCTCTACTATGTGATAACTCATACAATGGACATTCGAGTAATTAAGTACTACTCCAACTGGAATTACTTGACGTTTTGGCTATATCTGTCTGTCGAAAATGTCATGTAATTCTGGCTGGAGGACTATGCTCCATAGTGTATGAACTACATTAAGAGACAAAAACTGAAGTTTGTTTTGATTTTCTGTTTGATTTGCGCCGTGGTTCACCTGGTTAGTTCCTTTTCTTAATTGAACAGGGGAGGCATGGCCTTCTTTTTGTATATTACCCGTTATGTAAGTACATAGTTTTTTTTGTACATGTGCCTTTGCTGACCGTTTTACTCTCAGTTATTCAGAAGTGCACAAGCCAGTATTTTCTACTAGATAAACACATGATATCCTTAGTTCCAGGACTGCTGAAactttccttcaagcattttcAGGGGCCTTCCAAAGTGGCAAATATGATTCCATTTCCAATTTTCCATGGTTTCCACGAGCCTTTGTGTCTGAAGTCTGATAgcattttacatttttacctaACAATTTGGGCAGCAGCTATCACTTGAAAGAGTTCCTGAAATGAGTATTTACTGCTGCTAAATTTACGGAAAGTGTGGTCCCTGGTTGTTGGGCTATGAGGATCGCATTGCATTATGGAAACCTATAGTTctggttcgggggttttctcaaCCTGTGTGAGAAGGTCTTCTTCTTAGCAATATAGCCGGGGGCTGCTTACCCCCTGCATGTTgagtttttttatatatatagtttcTGGATGGGACAACTATTTTATTTATATACAAATTCAGGGAGGAATAATGACCCCATAGTTTGTGCTTTCGTGACTTAGCCCATGTATGGTGTATACGTTCTGTTAAAAGGAATAAGTAGATGTTGATTTTTATTCTATCCTTGTGATGATAATTATGCTCAGCGTTAGTGAGAATGATAGCAGTAGCTTTTAGTGTAGCATAATGATATTGTAGGCTTCTGAAGATTAGTAATGTTTTGTGTTTGTCATTTTGCTATTGAGGAGAGGTACTATATACTTTTGGTTAATGGCTTTTCTTGGAACCTTTTGTCAGTTGGTGTTCCTCATTGTTTAGATAATGGCATTTCTGAACTCTTTTTGGAATGTTTGCTGATTCTTGTGCCTTCATACTATCTCTGTTTGATCCAGGAAGCATGTATGGGATAACTACTGCTTGACACATCATAATGAGAAGCTGGTAGATGACAGTTCTGCACTTTCTTCCCACGGCGTCCGAAATAACTCTAAGGTAGCTCTTTTGCTTAAGAAATACAAGGTTTCTGGTGATATTCTACAGAAAATATCCATGTTCATTTCTGGAATACTAAATAAGGTTAGCTTCTCTCAGGTAGTAACCATGCATCAACTGATAACTGTTGCTGTTTGAATTTGACGTTATCTCCCAGTTTTTTGAGCCCCTTTTTGGTGGGCATCTGTTTCTGTAGTGTTTATCCTTAGGTATACCCTGTGTTTGTCTGGGACATTGTGGTCATTTTAGTGTCACACTTGCAATATCTTTCAGTATACTTTTGGTAATTATATAATCTTGCTGtcctttcaaaagaaaaattgaCGATATCTGCCCTATGCAGGTCTGCTTCTCACCACATATCATGTCCAGAGTGCACCGGAAGCACTCTAGAAGAAGAAAACACCGCTTCTTCCATGGTCTTAGCAAAAAACTGTGATCACACCTCGTGAATTTAAAGCTAGAGAAGCAAGCTGGCGCCAAGGCATGATGAACATCATCGTTTTCTCATAAAAATAGTGTGGTCACTTCTGAACTGATAGGTTCTTGGGATGTATTACAGTGATTTTTCAGTTTAACCGTCCGGGCTACACCTGTTCTATATTTCTCTAGAAGTCAGAGAAATACACAATCCACTCATGTCTTGAACCTAAAGCAAGTAACATTATAGCCTTTATGCGGATCAGCAAAAGTATGATATTCTGAACTGGAGGTGCGGTCACTTCAGAACTGATAGTGTTTGAAAAGGTTCTAGCTAGCTATGTTTGCAACGCAGGCCATCATGCATGTATTCTTGTTTAAGAGCTGTTCTGGTCGTGTAAGTTGTTGGAAAGTGATCTAGTAATTTTCACTTTAATTGACTAGGCTAGGAGAGCGCCTGTATATTTGTCCTAGAGAAGTCAGTGAAATGCATAATCAGACTCGTGTCTCACTCTGCTGTATACATTACAGCCTTTTTACGCCCATCCCATCTAGCAAATGTATGAGATCCTGCAATACTTACCACTGGGTACAAACACATGCTTTGAGAGACAAAAACAAAGAAACCAAATAAAACATACTTGGTATGAACCTACATATAATTAAACAAGAGCATTCAAAGATACCATGAGCAAATGTCTTCACTGGAACTAGGACACAACTTTATTTTGTGCAACACTAACCAACAAGCTCAACAAAAGTGGTCCCAGGCTTCATCCCTGCAAAGCTGAACTGAAAAAAACTAGCAGTGGTAGAGACTAGAGAGACACCACCACTGCTGGAACTACAAGACACAAACAAGGCTGAGAGACTCGGAGAGTTTCTAGCCTCAACAGAACAGGTGAGCACTGAGCAGGAAGCAAGGAAAGCAGAGACAGGCAGGACCTCATTCCCTTTTCTGGAAGTCACAAAAGGGAGGGACAAGCTTGACACAAGTGTCCCCATTCCCCAAACACATTGCAACCACCACCAGGTCCACTACAAACAACTCTCACTgcaccacaccacaccacactGTTGTACTGGAGCACTGCATGGTGCATGCAGTTGCAGTTGCATTCCTTTTCCTTCAGACAtgcttctatatatatatataaatattctTGATGCTTCTAACAGCTAGCTACTACATTAGGACAAGGACAGCGTACTACTATGACTTCTACTTTCACCAGAATTCAGAGACATAAACTCACACAGCCACAGGCAGAAGGCACATTGCTCCCAGAGAGCAGCACTGGCCGCTGAAGCTCTCACATGGTCCCTGCAGTGTAAGGGCAGCACCAGGAGCTGAGGCTGAGCTCCAGGGATGCAGTAGCAGCTGATGCATCCTGGGGCTGGCTGGTGGTGGTGTAAAAGCTGTACTgctcctgcagctgcagcagctggtggtgctgctgctggatcGTAACGGAAGTGGtagtggtggcagtggcagcgGCACCCCAGAACGGCAGGGTGGGCAGGTAGCCGCCGCGGATGGCGTCGCCTGCTGGTGCTGGGGCTCCGTGCCGCGGCCGCGGAGGGTGGCTGCTGTCGCCGGTCGGGAAGAGAGGGAGCGTCTCGGGCGCCCGCGTCGTcgtcggtgccgccgccgccgccgcccacgagtCCGACGACGAGAGGCATGCCcacggcgaggccgcggcgccggcgctggcgctgCTACCGTGGTGGCCGCCCGTGCTCCTCATCACGCCCATGTAGTCCTGCGCGCGCACCGGACCCAAGAATTGACAATGCAACGAAGACACGGATTGGGAGAAACGTGCCGATCGACGTGTGTGGAAAGTGCAATTAGTTACCTGCAGGACGCATGtctcggtggccatggcggtggTGCTGCCCCAATCGGAGCTAGTGTCCAGCTGCAACGCGgagccgccgccattgccggggTACAAGCCcaggggggaggagggaggcgccgcgcctgatgATGATTTGATGCCGACATGCAAGAACGCGCGCGACCATCACACGTTTCGATCGAGCACACCAACCAAATTGAAGCTTCAGATCGAACGATCATGCGCAGACGGCATACCTGAAGGCGACGAGAGCGAGAGGGCGCCGAGGTGGCTGGCctcggccgtggcggcggcggggaagttGACGTCGAGGTTGGTGAGGCGCCGCTTCTGCCGCTCGCGGGCCTTGTGGTTCTGGAACCAGTAGAAGACGTTCTTGCCCTCGATCTTGCCGTACTGGCGCAGCATGGCGGTGATGCGCTGGATCTGCTCCGAGTTGGGCGACCGGATGCCGCAGCCGTAGTAGAGATCCTTGAGTAGCTTGATCTGCTCCGGCGTCGGCGTCCACCGCGAGCCGCTGGCGCGGCACGGCGCCACGGCGCCGCCGGTGCCTCCCGCTCCAGCACCACCGCCAACGCTCCTGCCGCCCACATTGGCCGCCAtgccctcgatctcctcccCCACCTGCGGCTGCTGCACTGGTCTTGTGATTGCCTGCTGGGTTGCTGTGGTGATCTCGCTCTATGGCAAGGAGGAGGAAAGGGTTTGCCTTGGCCTTGCGGAGGCATGAGAAGAGGGTTTATAAGGAGGAGCAGAGAGCTAGGAGGGGTCTAGGAGCTAGCATGCAGTGCTAGTGTGGCTGCTAGGTGCATGGCGATGATATAGGCTGGGGCTGGGAGGATCATGGGGATTCGATATCTTTTGGAGAGGGACATGTGAAGTTGACACACGAGGGCGGAGGGGGCTTGCTCTCAGCTGCTTGAGCTCACCCGGCCGCTTCAGTTCAGTACTTCAGTTGGAAGAGAGAGGGGAGacagagaggggagggaggagcatGTGGGGAGCATGCAGAGGGCGTAGAAGGCCAGGCTCCTCTTGTGGCAACTGCTTCTTCCTCAGCCTAGCATGGGTACACAGGCCCTCTCTTGCAGCAGCTGCTGGTGCAAAGGCTACCGATGCAACCATGCCATAGCTCTGCTGCTGCAAACTAGCTAGTGCATCATTGTTCTTGCAgatccatctctctctctctctctctctctctctctctctctctctctctctctctctctccctccctcccctgtgATAGAAAAAGAAACAAGCCGAGACGTGTTCATACATGGATCGATCGAGCTGGGTTTGGGGCAAACAACATGTGTGCGCGATGTGGCAGGGTTTTGTTGAATTGTCTGCTTCCACTCAACAGTATATCCAGTTGTTCAGATTGACAGTGGGATTTTCCCCCCTTCTACCATGGAAATTCTCAAGCACCACACCATTTGGATTTAGTTTTGCAAAGATCCTGGAATTcttgtgttttgctttgcagcGCTGAAACAGACTACGCAAGAACCGGATACTACCTCTTGCTTGCTTCGGCTTTTCGTTTTTTTATTTGAACAAATTGGAAGGAGCACTGTCAAATCAtataagaagaaaaaacagAATCTTATAGTTAACTAATCCGAGAGCTTTTCGTTTCAAATAATTTGCTCGTCAGCATTCTAATTATATGTAGAGATAGAACATGGGGACGAATAACCCAAGAAAACACGAGTTGGCATGCATGGCAACTAGCTAGTGTGCTTGCCGAGCTGGCGAGAGATGGCACACTTTGTTTTTAAATTGTCTAGAACTGCAGGACTAGGATTACCGAGACGCTGATGCCAGTGATGTCGAAACAGCGAGGCTGGTGTGGGTGGTGATAGGGATGCTAGGTGGGATGGTGTAGATCCCCGCTACTATTGTAGGAATAGCGAAAAATCACACACGACTGATCGGAAGATCTTTGATAGAAAAACCAAAAGCTTCAAATTTGATGGAACAACGGTTGCCACGTGTAAATTGTCTAACTGACAAAAGGTTATATTATGAATAATAGCAGGGACAGTAAGGGCGTTGTTTAAATCGAAGTTCGATGCAGGTGTGCGGAGAGTAGAATAACCTCTAGCTGTGACAGTTAGAGATGTGCCATTGCCTACTGTAATGGAAGAATTGAAGGAAGGAAGACGAGAGAGAAAGTATACCATCGGTGACGACATGTGTGTAGAAGCGCCGGTCGGAGTCGGCCATCAGGGGGTGCTGCCCTGCACGGACATCTGCTGCAGGGTGCTATGAGGTCGGCCTAGTTCCCAGCCCTGTGCCAACGGAGGGGAGGGGGCTGGTTCCAGTGCTCGGCGAGTACTGCGCGGGCGTCGTGACGGTGCAGCAGATCGGTGGGGGCGCAGTACAGATGGAGCACGCAGAACAGCAGGAGCCGATCGGTGAGAAGGCGATCGACGACGTGGAGGAGCAGATGCCGATCGATCAGGAGGCCAAGGCGATCGGCTGGTCGCACGACGTGGAGGCGCCAGACTGGAGCAGATAGGCACCTGGTGCACGGTGGCAGACTTGAAGCTGGCAATCAGATTGATCTGCTAGCGCGGTGCAAGCAATCATACCCAGTATTAAATCATACCTTTCCTAGCCGTTGATCTATAGAAATTAAATCAAATCAGTACTTGGTCCCACTATTTGTGGTATTTGATCCCACATTTTGGAAGTACTAAGTACTTTACTTTAAATACTTTTGGGTACTTTCTACCTTCATCACCATAGATTTTTATCAGATGGATGACttttattttttcaatcattgtaaaactTCTCTTCATTATATAGTCGGGATGGGGCTTAGGTTACaagtcaagtcatatacaaatACATATACAACTCTAATAATATACAGTCACTCACATTGACCgggggatttttttttcccTCCCTTCTGCTGTGGAAATTCTCAAGCACCATACCATTTGGATTTACTTTTGCAAAGATCCTAGAGCTCTTGTGTTTTGCAGCACTGAAATAATCAAATAAACTACGCAAGAATTGGATGCTACCTCTCGCTTGCTTCATCAGCGTTTGGTTTCAAAGAAGATGTTCATCAGCATTCTAATAGTGTCATGTTTGATGAACTAGTTCCTAGGACGCGAAGGCCTGCAATTATCTGATGTTTCCAAATGCATGCATGTCTTTTGGAGGCCAGATTACGGAGCTTTCTCACAAGTCACAAAGCTTTTCTTCGTCTCTAGCTAGTCCCCTGGAACACGAGGATATTCTGTCATGAATACATGATTGCTGCAAGGACAGACGAAGTCGTACTAGGTACGCGCAGTAGCCTGCATCCAgcataggccctgtttagattaCACCCCATAAACCAAAAAatgtcacatcaaatgtttcgacacagacaaagagtactaaataaaatctatttacaaaactttttgcatggatggtcTGTAAATCTTATTTTGCATTTCGATTATCGAGTTTTtgcctttctaacccccgcgcggacttccactcttgtcgctacagttaagatctgtattgagttgctggactgccgtacaggtccgaacccccttgctgctgggagaggggtctggacccctagggacctgctctggagagggggtgcttgtttcatgtggtggtccggagtcctgtgtagccgcttagccggttccgtacccaaagcctacacgctccaccaccctataacgagtactctagtacccggagctgggtaattaggggcccggacctcgttttagctcaagggttggattcctaagtcctacacggcaggtccagctccatatctcaaagaatcgagtacgacagaatggcctcacccactgctagggtGGGGTCCGGAACGTCGGAGTCAGGTCCGATAAAGTCatgcttgtttcctggagtggtccggagccctgtgtagcggcttagcctggttccgtaccctaagcctacacactccaccactctgtaacaagcatcgtGCTGTCTGGACCTGCGTATCCGGAGCTCCGGACTTCATACTAGCATGGGGGCGGttcagaataggtcccgcgggcctgctactaagctttgactttgagtggtatgcaggttaagccttgactggtggtagctagcttcaaaccattgagcctacctaccaggggcccaggcatccgctttaaggcttcatgcagatcgaggtccagtctcagtggtagacagactcaaaacaactgagcctgtctcccagggggcccggagcgttCGCTTTGAGCTAGACACCAAgaatcgattctgcatgcgtcaaaaaactaagttgcagtatcattactaccatcccaacgagtttgattttcctctctgtagttttttctgctattCAGAGAATAAGTCGCTCGTTTGACTTACAATCtgtgctacacctatgcccaagaacACTTGTTCAACCTCATAGGGGGTCCGGAGCGTCTTCTCGGCTCGGATGTCAGATAGgttctaacaactgaacctatctaccagggggccagggcaccggggtgctgcataccgcaaaccagagcaactgacaaacagctaagttgaaatttcttctattaaaatttcaacaagtacaatgtttttatataacacaaaaaacaaaagttctactgctgtgatggtcaagctcaggaatctgcaggctcccgcttgaaataagcagctacaaagtcgacgacctcccgcacgctttcCCGAGCGGAGGCCTCtgtctccgccactggaccatcgacgacgggggctagcgagatggcaggatcgtggctccggaggcaggtgaaaatgtactccgccaccatccagcacagctcacggccctcggcttcaaggtggCCAGCGAGGATCGGCTTCAGACGCCGGAGTTTAtctgaagcagagttcagcactgggagggcgtcagcgaTTGAAGATGGTTGCtctgccacttggattggagtcattccaagtggcaccagagctgagcttgcttcgctcgcccagtcgatgattcgctgggcccccatgcgctggtcctcctgcagcttccgggctgcctcctggaccgcctcctgcacctgggCATCCAGTGCCACCTGAGCCACCTCTAGCCGGCGGGTCTTCTCCTGGAGCGaggcctcctcccgcgccgctgactccttcagggtcttaagacactcgcgctggcgcgcaagggcctgctctatgctggtggtgaggg
This sequence is a window from Panicum virgatum strain AP13 chromosome 7K, P.virgatum_v5, whole genome shotgun sequence. Protein-coding genes within it:
- the LOC120642757 gene encoding U11/U12 small nuclear ribonucleoprotein 25 kDa protein-like produces the protein MDSGSGKPEEVAAFQNSEAKQARLQSMLAALLDDPILADVPRKPSLADVDTLINLELGSAMRVTVVKLDNTSFDVAVSNAATVKDLKLAIRKKINEIEQEKMGHRHISWKHVWDNYCLTHHNEKLVDDSSALSSHGVRNNSKVCFSPHIMSRVHRKHSRRRKHRFFHGLSKKL
- the LOC120642759 gene encoding WUSCHEL-related homeobox 1-like is translated as MAANVGGRSVGGGAGAGGTGGAVAPCRASGSRWTPTPEQIKLLKDLYYGCGIRSPNSEQIQRITAMLRQYGKIEGKNVFYWFQNHKARERQKRRLTNLDVNFPAAATAEASHLGALSLSSPSGAAPPSSPLGLYPGNGGGSALQLDTSSDWGSTTAMATETCVLQDYMGVMRSTGGHHGSSASAGAAASPWACLSSSDSWAAAAAAPTTTRAPETLPLFPTGDSSHPPRPRHGAPAPAGDAIRGGYLPTLPFWGAAATATTTTSVTIQQQHHQLLQLQEQYSFYTTTSQPQDASAATASLELSLSSWCCPYTAGTM